Proteins found in one Nitrospinota bacterium genomic segment:
- a CDS encoding CDGSH iron-sulfur domain-containing protein, with product MSGEGPIKITDTSEIAVCTCMQSNHWPFCDATHHTTGGEPEIVQLDKNKTYYLCGCFRTKKRPFCDGSHEKIKPA from the coding sequence ATGTCAGGAGAGGGACCAATAAAAATAACCGATACTTCTGAAATAGCTGTTTGTACCTGTATGCAGTCAAACCATTGGCCGTTTTGTGATGCCACGCACCATACTACAGGGGGCGAGCCAGAAATCGTCCAACTGGATAAAAACAAAACCTATTACTTGTGTGGATGCTTCAGAACGAAAAAAAGGCCGTTTTGTGATGGGTCCCATGAAAAAATAAAACCAGCATGA
- a CDS encoding formylglycine-generating enzyme family protein: MKNKKYFKILKGLIIALLFPACTSSFEKNPPMVFIPEGSFTMGFAIENENEWGDMDEDPVHEVMLSDYWIDKFEVTSADFAEFLNSHQDSAERFIEITPSVTIQYVGGKYKPRPGVKKLPVNRVSWFGADAYCKWKNKRLPTEAEWEKAARGTDQRIFPWGNEYPDNSRVTFRRKFSEQGFKVMEPVDSMSQGASPYGLHHMAGNVWEWVSDWFDGGAYEDRNPIDPQGPKSGVSKVLRGGNWYYKAYYMRTTYRFNERPEKFNIWQGFRCARTAADSNKP, encoded by the coding sequence ATGAAAAACAAAAAATATTTTAAAATCCTGAAAGGGTTGATAATAGCTCTTCTATTTCCTGCATGCACTTCCAGTTTTGAAAAAAATCCTCCTATGGTTTTCATTCCTGAAGGTTCTTTTACTATGGGATTTGCCATTGAAAACGAAAACGAATGGGGAGACATGGACGAAGACCCTGTTCATGAAGTTATGCTTAGTGATTATTGGATCGATAAATTTGAGGTGACAAGTGCCGACTTTGCCGAATTTTTAAATTCTCATCAGGATTCAGCAGAGAGGTTTATAGAAATTACCCCAAGCGTAACCATTCAATATGTAGGGGGAAAATACAAACCCCGTCCCGGTGTGAAGAAACTTCCTGTCAATCGCGTATCCTGGTTTGGTGCTGATGCTTATTGCAAATGGAAAAATAAACGCCTGCCTACGGAAGCGGAATGGGAAAAGGCCGCGAGGGGAACTGACCAGAGAATTTTTCCCTGGGGAAATGAATACCCTGACAATAGCCGGGTTACTTTCCGACGTAAATTTTCTGAACAGGGTTTTAAGGTGATGGAGCCTGTAGATAGTATGAGCCAGGGCGCATCTCCTTATGGTCTTCATCACATGGCTGGCAATGTCTGGGAGTGGGTGTCAGACTGGTTTGATGGCGGTGCCTATGAAGATCGAAATCCTATAGACCCTCAAGGTCCCAAATCGGGAGTCAGCAAGGTCTTAAGGGGAGGCAACTGGTATTACAAGGCCTATTATATGAGAACCACATACAGGTTTAATGAGCGCCCTGAAAAGTTCAATATCTGGCAGGGGTTTCGCTGTGCCCGTACTGCGGCTGATAGCAACAAGCCGTGA
- a CDS encoding motility associated factor glycosyltransferase family protein, producing MSRDEQIREVKSATFLRFNQIWKQNFQTNKSAIQKNPGVIALKNKFRDLPSIVVGAGPSLDKNIRFLHRAQNKAVIISCDAALKPLMSHGITPDFVVCLDPQEEISRFLMNVPHKGITLVVPSIVHPHILELWESDILFFNKFAPDIPTLVEIQKAVPHIGILTPGGTVLSVTYDLAFQAGSAPIIFVGQDLSYPKKNSHSQGSDASGQGLKLMMEKQKDNLVLETDINGKSLRTLKSMSVSKEWFNWAFTTWKRDNPLKLSNCSEAGILTDNCTVEPLTEAIIKHCTKKINIPWILKKALKRKNRNQA from the coding sequence ATGAGTCGTGATGAACAAATCCGCGAAGTAAAATCCGCCACATTTCTCCGCTTTAATCAGATTTGGAAACAAAACTTTCAGACCAATAAAAGTGCCATACAAAAAAATCCCGGTGTCATAGCCTTGAAAAACAAATTCCGAGATTTACCCAGTATCGTGGTAGGGGCTGGGCCATCGTTGGATAAAAATATACGCTTTCTTCATCGTGCTCAAAATAAAGCTGTAATAATTTCTTGTGACGCAGCATTAAAGCCTTTAATGAGTCACGGCATCACCCCGGACTTTGTGGTCTGCCTTGATCCACAAGAAGAAATTTCCCGGTTTCTTATGAATGTTCCTCATAAGGGAATTACCCTTGTAGTCCCTTCCATCGTGCACCCGCATATACTTGAACTCTGGGAAAGCGATATTCTGTTTTTCAACAAGTTTGCTCCTGATATTCCCACATTAGTTGAAATTCAAAAAGCTGTTCCCCACATCGGCATATTAACTCCCGGGGGAACGGTGTTGTCGGTAACCTATGATCTGGCCTTTCAGGCTGGAAGTGCTCCGATTATTTTTGTTGGTCAGGATCTTTCTTATCCCAAAAAAAACTCACATAGCCAAGGCAGCGATGCTTCGGGACAAGGCTTGAAACTCATGATGGAAAAACAAAAGGACAACCTGGTTTTGGAAACAGACATTAATGGAAAAAGTTTGCGAACATTAAAATCCATGTCTGTATCCAAAGAATGGTTTAACTGGGCATTCACAACCTGGAAACGGGATAATCCATTAAAACTTTCCAATTGCAGCGAGGCCGGCATACTGACGGATAACTGCACCGTTGAACCGTTGACGGAAGCTATTATCAAGCATTGTACAAAAAAAATTAATATCCCCTGGATATTGAAAAAAGCACTGAAACGAAAAAACCGCAACCAGGCTTGA
- a CDS encoding flagellar hook protein FlgE: MPSLLSSLFTGVSGLSANSEAMGIIGDNISNVNTVGFKSSRAVFSELFSTVLANGSTTRQLGRGAALSGSLKEFSQGAFESSSNALDMAIDGSGFFVVNNGSGNQYTRAGQFRLSENGLVQSITGETLQGQQIQNGVVSTTVGNIDLAGVQSAPQATTTFTIGTNLDSSSSASTTFTTPVSIYNSVGTQVIASIQFTKVSGSNSWTYGITTSEGTVTSGASGTVSFDNSGQLSSPTTDPSIVIDYSSATSPAASQTLNWDLIGSSGTTNGKLTGFAASSNNNSLVQDGFSTGTLIGLTTNGAGIISGLFNNGQTDQLYQVTLGDFLAPSGLTRMGNNLFSETADSGQVVLGTAGTGGFGDITGQSLELSNVDLAEQFVSLIQMQQAFQASARIITTTDDLLTEAVNLVR, translated from the coding sequence AGAGCTGTTTTCAGCGAATTATTTAGCACTGTTTTGGCAAACGGTTCGACAACCCGGCAATTAGGACGAGGAGCTGCATTATCTGGGTCCCTTAAGGAATTCAGTCAGGGTGCATTTGAATCTTCATCAAATGCTTTAGATATGGCTATTGATGGCTCTGGTTTCTTTGTTGTGAACAATGGTAGTGGAAATCAATATACTAGAGCCGGTCAATTTAGATTAAGTGAAAATGGTTTAGTTCAATCTATTACTGGAGAGACATTGCAAGGTCAACAAATACAGAATGGTGTTGTTTCTACTACTGTTGGTAATATAGATCTTGCAGGAGTTCAATCTGCTCCTCAAGCCACAACAACATTTACAATTGGAACAAACCTAGACTCCTCATCATCTGCGTCTACTACTTTTACTACACCCGTAAGTATCTATAATTCTGTAGGTACTCAAGTTATAGCTAGTATTCAATTTACTAAAGTCTCAGGTAGCAATTCATGGACTTATGGAATTACTACTTCTGAGGGTACCGTTACTTCAGGCGCATCTGGTACTGTTAGTTTTGATAACTCAGGACAATTGAGTTCACCAACAACCGACCCAAGTATAGTTATTGATTACTCTTCTGCTACATCACCTGCCGCTAGCCAGACTTTAAATTGGGATCTAATAGGTTCATCTGGTACTACAAATGGTAAACTTACGGGTTTTGCTGCATCATCTAATAATAATTCTCTTGTGCAAGACGGTTTTAGCACAGGGACTCTTATTGGCCTGACAACTAATGGAGCCGGTATTATTTCAGGTTTATTTAATAATGGACAAACAGATCAATTATATCAAGTCACTTTAGGAGATTTTCTGGCACCCTCAGGATTAACGCGAATGGGTAACAACTTATTTTCAGAAACTGCTGACTCAGGGCAAGTTGTACTTGGAACTGCTGGGACCGGAGGTTTTGGTGATATTACTGGCCAGTCCTTAGAGTTATCAAATGTTGACTTAGCAGAACAATTTGTTTCTCTTATTCAAATGCAACAAGCTTTTCAAGCCAGCGCCAGAATCATTACCACAACTGACGATTTACTGACAGAAGCTGTGAATCTAGTACGGTAA